A window of Gammaproteobacteria bacterium contains these coding sequences:
- a CDS encoding uroporphyrinogen-III C-methyltransferase: protein MTDQKDIASKDELVVPVTRPSEPQIIEEPVEPEVMPDPVPVAESGDEAAVARERVTASPSPIDDPQRRQVLNGWTIAALVASVLALAVSVFAWYSIAVTGRLEVGHQLSRMESVALESTSLRDRLQQLESDLTTLGRQVSESQSALQREAEAQQSRLTAAVDELKATQVNDREAIEQRFARIRTSLDKLGYEIGTSVDDWVLEETHQLLLLAGQRLSLSGDVSLARRALEIADQKLSLIQATDVLTVRRQLAVEIASLDAVPKLDLNGIVLKLSAMADQVNTLPLKGDLDRPEWGRSTSETEEPTEPGSLQMVGRVLLDDLGKLVRIRKVDQTRSPKLDNAQRFLAYEKLRLQLVTAQLAVLRQRPDLYQDSLKQARAGLSDYFAADERVDGFAASLESLKARQLVVDLPDLSGSMALLRRVIEKRSQSE from the coding sequence GTGACAGATCAAAAAGATATTGCCTCCAAAGACGAACTGGTCGTGCCGGTAACAAGACCGTCAGAACCTCAAATCATTGAAGAACCTGTCGAACCCGAGGTAATGCCAGATCCTGTGCCAGTCGCTGAGTCGGGCGATGAAGCAGCAGTTGCCCGTGAGCGGGTGACCGCCTCTCCCAGCCCGATAGATGACCCACAGCGCAGGCAAGTGCTAAACGGCTGGACAATTGCCGCGTTAGTTGCATCCGTTCTGGCCTTGGCTGTCAGTGTTTTTGCGTGGTATTCAATCGCGGTGACCGGGCGGCTTGAGGTGGGTCATCAGCTCAGCCGAATGGAAAGCGTGGCATTGGAGTCGACATCACTACGTGATCGTTTGCAGCAGCTGGAAAGTGATCTGACTACCCTGGGTCGTCAGGTTTCGGAAAGTCAAAGTGCGTTGCAACGAGAAGCCGAAGCGCAGCAATCGCGCCTGACTGCTGCAGTGGACGAGCTCAAGGCCACACAGGTAAATGACCGAGAGGCCATCGAACAACGATTTGCAAGGATACGGACTTCATTGGACAAGCTCGGCTATGAGATCGGCACTTCGGTTGACGATTGGGTTCTGGAGGAAACGCATCAGCTGCTGTTACTCGCAGGTCAACGGCTATCTCTGTCCGGCGATGTCTCGCTGGCAAGGCGTGCCCTGGAAATCGCGGATCAGAAACTCAGCCTCATTCAGGCCACCGACGTGCTCACCGTACGGCGCCAGCTGGCGGTGGAAATAGCGTCGCTCGACGCCGTGCCTAAGTTGGACCTGAACGGCATTGTCCTCAAGCTCTCTGCAATGGCGGATCAAGTGAACACGCTGCCGCTCAAAGGAGATCTCGATCGACCCGAGTGGGGGCGTAGTACATCTGAAACTGAAGAACCGACAGAACCCGGTTCTTTGCAGATGGTCGGCAGAGTATTGCTGGATGATCTGGGGAAGCTCGTACGCATTCGAAAAGTCGATCAAACCCGTTCACCGAAACTGGATAATGCACAGCGCTTTCTGGCTTATGAAAAACTGCGGCTTCAACTGGTCACGGCACAGCTCGCGGTTTTACGGCAGCGGCCTGATCTATACCAGGATAGTTTGAAGCAGGCCCGTGCTGGCCTTTCGGATTACTTCGCAGCCGACGAGCGTGTAGATGGGTTTGCCGCATCGCTCGAATCACTGAAGGCCCGGCAGTTGGTCGTTGACCTGCCGGATCTTTCCGGTTCAATGGCACTGTTAAGGCGGGTCATTGAAAAGCGGAGTCAGTCGGAGTGA